Proteins encoded by one window of Aspergillus puulaauensis MK2 DNA, chromosome 4, nearly complete sequence:
- a CDS encoding acetate uptake transporter family protein (COG:S;~EggNog:ENOG410PGY4;~InterPro:IPR000791;~PFAM:PF01184;~TransMembrane:6 (i80-101o113-132i139-159o179-199i206-227o239-259i);~go_component: GO:0016021 - integral component of membrane [Evidence IEA]) translates to MSAEQNHGLEKDVGPAAPGPAAPTATSTSAGPNGDPITSEERARFGYGPLSHVDPKQAVLRPFGGEFQPGLYKSVETRKFANPAPLGLCAFALTTFVLSAINMQARDITAPNIVVALAFGYGGLVQLLAGMWEMAVGNTFGATALSSYGGFWLAFAIVLTPGGFEIEASLTENGDETMFYNSFGLFLMGWFIFTTILLFCTLRSTVAFFLLFFFLDLAFLLLGVGYIQRDADGAPNPPVIKAGGFFGLLAAFAAWYNALAGIADSSNSFFILPVAHFPWSPTGRARREKTQRETV, encoded by the exons ATGTCTGCTGAACAAAATCACGGTCTCGAGAAGGACGTCGGGCCTGCTGcccctggccctgctgcccCTACTGCTACCAGCACCTCAGCTGGTCCTAACGGAGATCCCATAACCTCCGAGGAGCGAGCGCGCTTTGGATATGGTCCTCTGTCGCACGTCGACCCCAAGCAGGCCGTTCTCCGCCCCTTCGGTGGTGAGTTCCAGCCCGGTCTATACAAGTCAGTCGAGACCCGCAAGTTCGCCAACCCTGCTCCCCTGGGCCTGTGCGCTTTCGCCCTCACCACTTTCGTCCTGAGTGCCATCAACATGCAGGCGCGTGACATCACTGCGCCCAACATTGTTGTTGCTCTCGCTTTTGGTTACGGTGGTCTGGTTCAGTTGCTTGCTGGCATGTG GGAAATGGCTGTCGGAAACACTTTTGGTGCTACAGCTCTGTCTTCCTATGGTGGTTTCTGGCTCGCATTCGCCATTGTCCTCACTCCTGGTGGCTTCGAAATCGAAGCAAGCCTTACCGAGAACGGTGACGAGACCATGTTCTACAACTCGTTCGGATTGTTCTTGATG GGCTGGTTCATTTTCACCACAATCCTGCTCTTCTGCACTCTGAGATCCACCGTGGCCTTCTTCctgttgttcttcttcctggacTTGGCCTTCTTGCTTCTCGGTGTTGGTTACATCCAGCGCGATGCCGATGGCGCGCCTAACCCTCCCGTGATCAAGGCCGGTGGCTTCTTCGGTCTGCTGGCTGCCTTTGCTGCTTGGTACAACGCCCTTGCTGGTATTgccgacagcagcaacagcttcttcatcctcccgGTCGCCCACTTCCCGTGGTCCCCTACCGGCCGTGCTCGTCGCGAGAAGACCCAGCGCGAGACTGTTTAA
- a CDS encoding alkene reductase (COG:C;~EggNog:ENOG410PGTG;~InterPro:IPR001155,IPR013785;~PFAM:PF00724;~go_function: GO:0003824 - catalytic activity [Evidence IEA];~go_function: GO:0010181 - FMN binding [Evidence IEA];~go_function: GO:0016491 - oxidoreductase activity [Evidence IEA];~go_process: GO:0055114 - oxidation-reduction process [Evidence IEA]), which produces MDSSKLFSPLKVGKHQLAHRIALAPMTRFRVNDGHVPQDIVTEYYAQRAVTPGTLLITEATLISTRPGVYRNVPGLFDSAQIAQWRKVTDAVHAKGSYIFAQLWALGRVADPAATKEANGPDTELLSSSATPLDPALVPKEMSEEDIAAVIGDFAQAAKNAIEAGFDGVEIHGANGYLVDQFIQKTVNKRTDAWGGSVENRARFPLEVIKAVVDAVGAERTAIRYSPWSTFQGMGVDTKEEIIEQFGYLARKTAEFKLAYVHIVEARIAGNTETEVAGSKDLQFFFDGYQHAGPIMVAGGYVGESAREAADGQYKDHDVLFAIGRPWTANPDLAFRVKNSIPLRPYEREHFYVARSPRGYIDYEVSEEFKTAAVSA; this is translated from the coding sequence ATGGACTCCTCAAAGCTCTTTTCCCCCTTGAAGGTGGGTAAGCACCAACTCGCCCACCGCATCGCACTTGCACCCATGACCCGCTTCCGAGTCAACGACGGCCACGTCCCGCAGGACATAGTGACCGAGTACTACGCACAGCGCGCCGTTACACCAGGCACGCTCCTCATCACAGAAGCAACCCTGATCTCAACCAGACCAGGCGTATACCGCAACGTGCCGGGTCTGTTTGACAGCGCACAAATCGCACAGTGGCGCAAAGTCACAGACGCCGTGCACGCGAAGGGGTCATATATCTTCGCGCAGCTATGGGCTCTTGGCCGCGTCGCTGATCCCGCCGCAACGAAGGAGGCGAATGGTCCCGACACAGAGCTTCTCTCGAGCAGCGCGACTCCGCTTGACCCCGCGCTAGTGCCGAAGGAGATGAGTGAGGAGGATATCGCGGCGGTGATCGGGGATTTTGCCCAGGCGGCGAAGAACGCAATTGAGGCGggctttgatggcgttgagatCCACGGCGCGAATGGGTATTTGGTTGACCAGTTTATTCAGAAGACTGTGAATAAGAGGACGGATGCGTGGGGTGGGAGTGTTGAGAACCGCGCGCGGTTCCCGCTGGAGGTGatcaaggctgttgttgatgctgttggtgcggAGCGCACGGCGATCCGATACAGCCCGTGGAGCACGTTCCAAGGGATGGGCGTTGACACAAAGGAGGAAATTATTGAGCAGTTTGGGTATCTGGCGCGCAAAACGGCCGAGTTCAAGCTTGCGTATGTGCATATTGTGGAGGCGCGCATTGCGGGCAACACGGAGACGGAAGTTGCCGGAAGTAAGGACCTGCAGTTCTTCTTCGATGGGTACCAGCATGCTGGGCCGATTATGGTGGCCGGCGGGTATGTCGGGGAGAGTGCGCGCGAGGCCGCAGATGGGCAGTATAAGGACCACGACGTGCTGTTTGCCATCGGACGGCCATGGACCGCCAACCCAGATCTTGCCTTCAGGGTCAAGAACAGCATCCCGCTGCGGCCGTACGAGAGAGAGCACTTCTATGTAGCACGCAGCCCAAGGGGATACATCGATTATGAGGTCAGCGAGGAGTTCAAGACCGCTGCTGTTTCTGCTTGA
- a CDS encoding ENTH domain protein (COG:T,U;~EggNog:ENOG410PG0M;~InterPro:IPR013809,IPR011417,IPR014712,IPR008942;~PFAM:PF01417,PF07651;~go_component: GO:0030136 - clathrin-coated vesicle [Evidence IEA];~go_function: GO:0005543 - phospholipid binding [Evidence IEA];~go_function: GO:0005545 - 1-phosphatidylinositol binding [Evidence IEA];~go_function: GO:0030276 - clathrin binding [Evidence IEA];~go_process: GO:0048268 - clathrin coat assembly [Evidence IEA]) translates to MPGNFEKSVKGATKVKLAAPKSKYIEHILVATHTGEAGVAEIFRTLHLRVRDTTWTIAFKALIVIHFMIREGQLDATLQYMAENPRKIAVHGLSEVQPQGRNIRRYSHYLLARAKAFEQTKTDYVRSGQGRMKRLTVEKGLLRETEVVQRQIKELLRCDLLTDEVENEITLTAFRLLTLDLLTLYSVMNEGTINVLEHYFEMSRPDSERALEIYKTFAAQTEEVVKFLGVARHFQSATRLEIPKLKHASTDLTRLLEDDLNDPDFNQRRREYLARQGKDVNSSAFATTSTTGGNKPVANTNSTPPRPKTEPSSQPKAHPSNLIDFFDTIDPSTQAQAQQQPQQQAMQFQQTGFTGQQPAFYPQQTGFQQQPQPTGFGQPQPTGFAQPQQPTGFGQPAQPFGGPFAPQNTNQFGQPQAPQPLQPTPTGAGFGGYTPQPQTQGFQNQLPPIPQNNMTVFQQPQQQPSQNTLQPQATGTTNPFRQSMLMSTPTGSGMPASPLNRQSTNPFAKRLSTANASFTPSTPEPFPQAFQQSQQPQQPAALQPQRTGTNPFARSSSVPPQQSQGLQPPAAPLRPTPTGSTNPFRQSTLVQQTGPGWQTTNGQQGTMGGLEQLDTISVFPQQRF, encoded by the exons ATGCCTGGAAACTTTGAGAAATCGGTAAAAGGGGCCACCAAAGTCAAG CTTGCGGCCCCCAAATCCAAATACATCGAACATATCCTGGTAGCGACGCATACAGGTGAGGCCGGAGTAGCAGAAATATTCCGGACACTGCACCTTCGAGTTCGCGATACGACATGGACAATAGCATTTAAAGCTCTCATCGTGATTCACTTCATGATCAGGGAGGGCCAGTTGGACGCCACACTGCAATATATGGCGGAAAACCCGAGAAAAATTGCTGTGCACGGACTATCAGAAG TCCAACCGCAGGGCCGTAATATCCGACGATACTCCCACTATCTCCTTGCCCGCGCGAAGGCATTCGAGCAGACCAAAACAGATTATGTACGAAGCGGACAGGGGCGGATGAAGCGGTTGACCGTCGAAAAGGGTCTTTTACGAGAAACAGAAGTCGTCCAGAGGCAGATCAAAGAGTTGCTGCGATGTGAT CTCTTAACGGACGAAGTGGAAAATGAAATTACGCTGACGGCCTTCCGTCTCCTTACCCTGGACCTTTTGACTCTATACTCGGTCATGAACGAAGGCACAATTAACGTCCTAG AACATTATTTCGAAATGTCGCGCCCGGATAGCGAACGTGCACTGGAAATTTACAAGACCTTCGCCGCGCAAACCGAGGAGGTAGTCAAGTTCCTAGGGGTCGCTCGACATTTCCAATCCGCAACGAGGCTTGAAATACCCAAACTAAAACACGCTTCAACGGATCTGACGCGTCTTCTGGAAGATGACTTGAATGATCCGGATTTCAACCAGCGCCGGAGAGAATACCTTGCTCGACAAGGTAAAGACGTAAATAGTAGTGCATTCGCAACAACCTCCACGACAGGGGGTAATAAGCCTGTCGCCAATACGAACTCTACGCCTCCTCGACCGAAGACGGAGCCCAGCTCACAACCGAAGGCACATCCGTCGAATCTTATAGACTTCTTCGACACCATTGATCCGAGCACGCAAGCtcaagcccagcagcaaccaCAACAGCAAGCCATGCAATTCCAGCAAACTGGCTTCACGGGACAACAGCCAGCATTCTACCCGCAACAAACGGGAttccaacaacagcctcaacctACGGGGTTTGGGCAACCTCAGCCCACCGGATTTgcccaaccccaacaacccacCGGGTTTGGACAGCCGGCACAGCCTTTTGGGGGTCCATTTGCACCGCAGAATACCAATCAATTTGGCCAGCCGCAAGCGCCACAGCCTCTTCAACCGACTCCTACTGGTGCCGGGTTTGGCGGCTACACGCCACAACCCCAGACCCAGGGGTTCCAGAATCAGCTTCCTCCAATCCCGCAGAACAATATGACTGTATTCCaacagccgcagcagcagccatcgcAAAACACACTCCAACCTCAGGCCACTGGCACTACTAATCCCTTTAGGCAATCGATGCTGATGAGCACGCCGACTGGATCAGGCATGCCCGCATCGCCACTGAACCGCCAGAGCACAAATCCTTTTGCGAAACGGTTATCGACAGCTAACGCGTCGTTTACTCCCAGCACTCCTGAGCCATTCCCGCAGGCTTTCCAACAGTctcaacagccccagcagcccgCAGCTCTCCAACCGCAGCGGACGGGAACGAATCCCTTTGCTCGGAGTTCATCTGTCCCACCGCAGCAGTCGCAGGGATTGCAAccccctgcagctcctctcCGGCCAACGCCTACAGGAAGTACGAATCCGTTCCGACAGAGCACACTTGTTCAACAGACGGGTCCAGGGTGGCAGACGACCAATGGCCAACAGGGTACTATGGGTGGATTAGAGCAGTTGGATACAATTTCTGTGTTCCCACAACAGCGGTTTTAG
- a CDS encoding uncharacterized protein (COG:S;~EggNog:ENOG410PJVP;~InterPro:IPR021858;~PFAM:PF11951), translated as MDAKNPHAHSTAHPPVASHQVQHTLPILPIVSRPAPWAHSNSNPAINQHQSYHSHPHPHSYSHPHPPQPSQLPPVLSPPSSTPSQPVPPHAPPSSSMVSEPHDETNAVQHSVATDSARQNTGKNAVTKVRKPRKQGNASQGRSTLFWVHNDPQSVAEGTREETLKLIRSHVMSEHNRKKRLDTNKRSKSKAWKHLAFQPVETTASSSATAGSSATAAPSATESSSRQASRRKSRKTARPAESTSSSSSSKSPSPDELVKEEQDTAHGDVDEEYPMVSGDSVDSYGVDADSKALAVLHDPTPYTYIGQGTSDPFNTTHTPLSERMYRHLQHFLCKLTRLAYPLQRRYGAKLEAHWASLVSHDPASLHACICVAATNSALESGEFPLTDERKSSSVLLLDTFHHRGETIRLVNEGLSDPIKAASDELIAAVSVLLTVEIATGDPDYLKIHLAGLRQMVGMRISFADVADDVRFQISWTDIRVACMSLTKPIFPFVRYSRPTNYTITPPTKELESTASSLASLIQIPGIFGDVMSKVIYDLVELIWYAEWIKGGPEEQDFDEETECYYNTEVLYVEYALHSDRYTSSGEVKGDATIEGCVRLACLLFHNTAIWDFYPHIAPVFPRPIMALHLALESTIRAGCYHLCRDLLIWLLFVGACSTRIPNQRSFFVNELASAVRLQRLQSWQELRAILFGYFYVDRVYLGPLRTLWDELQAVPAPQQCINSN; from the exons ATGGACGCCAAGAACCCCCATGCTCACTCCACGGCTCATCCTCCGGTCGCCTCCCACCAAGTCCAGCACACCCTCCCAATCCTGCCCATTGTGTCTCGGCCAGCACCATGGGctcacagcaacagcaatccAGCTATTAATCAACACCAGTCCTACCActctcaccctcaccctcactcTTACTCCCACCCTCATCCGCCTCAACCGTCGCAACTCCCTCCGGTTCTCTCCCCGCCCTCCTCCACACCGTCGCAGCCAGTGCCCCCCCATGCTCCcccttcctcgtccatggtcTCCGAGCCCCACGACGAGACCAATGCCGTGCAACATTCAGTCGCCACGGATTCGGCTCGTCAAAATACTGGAAAGAACGCCGTAACAAAGGTCCGCAAGCCTCGCAAACAGGGCAATGCCTCCCAGGGCCGCTCAACCCTCTTCTGGGTCCATAACGACCCGCAGTCCGTCGCTGAAGGGACTCGAGAAGAGACACTGAAACTCATCCGGTCCCATGTCATGTCCGAGCACAACCGCAAGAAGAGACTCGATACCAACAAGCGGTCCAAAAGCAAGGCCTGGAAGCACCTCGCTTTTCAACCTGTTGAAACGACCGCTTCCAGCTCTGCGACTGCGGGCTCTTCTGCCACGGCGGCGCCTTCGGCCACCGAGTCGTCATCTCGTCAGGCTTCGCGGAGGAAATCACGAAAGACAGCACGCCCGGCTGAAAGtacttcctcttcttcgtcctcgaaaTCCCCCTCTCCCGATGAGCTTGtaaaagaagaacaagatacGGCACATGGAGATGTTGACGAGGAGTATCCCATGGTCTCTGGGGATTCTGTGGATAGTTATGGGGTCGACGCCGATAGTAAAGCCCTTGCTGTCCTTCACGATCCCACACCGTATACCTATATCGGCCAAGGGACGAGTGATCCTTTCAATACAACCCACACTCCGCTCTCAGAGCGCATGTACCGGCATCTGCAGCACT TCTTGTGTAAATTGACACGACTCGCATATCCGCTGCAACGTCGATACGGTGCTAAGCTAGAGGCCCATTGGGCTTCTCTTGTATCCCATGACCCTGCCTCGCTCCACGCTTGCATTTGCGTCGCGGCAACGAATTCCGCACTCGAATCTGGCGAATTTCCATTGACAGATGAGAGAAAGAGCTCTAGCGTGCTGCTTCTTGACACGTTCCATCACCGTGGAGAGACTATCCGTCTTGTTAATGAGGGCCTGTCAGATCCTATCAAGGCCGCTAGCGACGAGCTAATTGCGGCAGTGTCAGTTTTGTTGACAGTAGAA ATTGCAACGGGAGATCCAGACTACCTCAAGATCCACCTTGCAGGCCTTAGGCAGATGGTCGGGATGAGAATCAGCTTCGCCGATGTTGCCGATGATGTTCGGTTCCAGATTTCATG GACCGATATTCGTGTCGCATGCATGTCTTTGACGAAACCAATATTTCCCTTCGTTCGCTATTCCCGCCCGACAAACTACACCATTACTCCTCCGACTAAAGAGCTAGAGTCAACAGCATCCAGCTTGGCGTCCTTAATTCAGATACCCGGCATCTTTGGTGATGTCATGTCCAAAGTAATTTATGACTTGGTCGAGCTCATCTGGTACGCGGAATGGATTAAAGGCGGCCCGGAAGAACAAGATTTtgacgaagagaccgagTGTTATTACAACACCGAGGTGCTCTACGTTGAATATGCCCTCCACAGTGACCGATACACGTCATCAGGCGAGGTCAAAGGGGATGCAACAATTGAGGGCTGTGTTCGCCTAGCCTGCCTGCTCTTCCACAACACTGCCATTTGGGACTTCTACCCACACATCGCGCCCGTGTTCCCGAGGCCTATCATGGCGCTGCACTTGGCGCTCGAGTCCACAATTCGCGCAGGGTGCTACCACCTGTGCCGAGACCTGCTGATCTGGCTGCTTTTCGTCGGCGCATGCAGCACGCGCATCCCGAACCAGCGGTCCTTCTTTGTGAACGAGCTTGCTTCCGCGGTGCGCCTGCAGAGGCTGCAGTCGTGGCAGGAGCTCCGCGCGATTTTATTCGGCTACTTCTACGTTGACCGGGTCTACTTGGGACCGTTACGAACATTGTGGGACGAGCTCCAGGCAGTGCCAGCTCCACAGCAATGTATAAACAGTAATTGA
- a CDS encoding uncharacterized protein (COG:S;~EggNog:ENOG410PXBH), whose translation MIEETAASLNIPVTRKLEDTMDSSQFIYQSPSSRSQTGTNRTFDDGPVQEAAIQQLDTHDSSDAELPLCTTGGKICFWCHTESPDQKVTDSLDTAETPPLLYRWWNAESQGVNAESKFVAGLFSDIFQEYFTPDSIAGDKFQCLFENHVRINHTPSPFISTFKSALAPIHRALREEEGASISIIDTKHLKTKVYSSLEYMRQWKVKVKNSNYNGAGEYLVWGQIDDAIICTFKITTLRRISRENTDINQLLQLHKIAGSRRNRRGLHQAMAKDAIYLDKKAGATVGKLLSLLEVPHEYIGTMSKGIAYSWRVKTRQIPWRDFFEGVELGYRGELVMLSPELSPFPDAHTPDAHATDGDIGSDSDMYSLSEDSPDDDDVSEASFTIDLGDSSDERLDNTDEELDLFDGVILEREQITSDLFATERAWVRSALE comes from the exons ATGATTGAAGAAACCGCCGCATCTCTCAATATACCAGTTACTCGGAAACTTGAAGATACTATGGATTCTTCACAATTTATTTATCAGAGTCCAAGCTCTCGATCCCAGACTGGAACA AACCGAACATTCGACGATGGACCGGTACAGGAAGCTGCTATACAACAGCTTGACACCCATGATTCTTCAGACGCTGAATTACCCCTCTGCACAACTGGCGGGAAGATTTGTTTTTGGTGTCATACTGAAAGCCCTGATCAa AAAGTAACTGATAGTTTAGATACAGCCGAGACCCCTCCACTTCTTTATCGGTGGTGGAACGCCGAATCTCAAGGCGTTAACGCTGAGAGCAAGTTTGTCGCTGGTCTATTTTCTGATATATTCCAAGAATACTTCACCCCTGATAGTATCGCCGGAGATAAGTTCCAGTGTTTATTCGAGAACCATGTTCGTATAAACCACACACCTTCTCCGTTTATATCAACATTTAAATCAGCTCTCGCCCCAATCCACAGAGCGCTgcgcgaagaggaaggagcgTCGATATCAATTATCGATACAAAACACCTGAAGACAAAGGTTTACTCTTCGCTTGAGTACATGCGACAATGGAAAGTAAAGGTCAAAAACTCGAACTATAACGGTGCGGGGGAGTATCTAGTATGGGGTCAGATTGACGACGCGATAATCTGCACATTCAAGATTACAACTCTTCGAAGGATATCGCGGGAGAATACTGATATAAATCAGTTGCTCCAACTTCATAAGATCGCTGGTTCTAGGAGAAATAGGAGAGGATTACATCAAGCAATGGCAAAGGACGCAATATACCTAGATAAGAAAGCAGGAGCAACGGTTGGGAAGCTTCTTTCACTTCTAGAAGTCCCACATGAATATATCGGAACTATGAGTAAGGGAATTGCATATTCTTGGAGagtcaagacaagacaaaTCCCATGGAGAGATTTTTTCGAAGGCGTTGAACTCGGGTATAGAGGTGAACTCGTCATGTTGTCACCAGAGCTTTCACCTTTCCCTGATGCTCATACCCCTGATGCTCATGCTACCGATGGGGATATTGGATCTGACTCGGATATGTATTCACTCAGTGAGGACTCAccagatgatgacgacgtcTCCGAAGCCAGCTTTACGATTGATCTGGGTGATAGTTCTGATGAACGTCTGGATAATACTGACGAGGAACTCGATCTATTTGACGGGGTGATACTGGAGCGAGAGCAGATAACCAGTGACCTTTTTGCTACTGAAAGAGCATGGGTTAGATCTGCGCTTGAGTAG
- the RPS11A gene encoding 40S ribosomal protein uS17 (BUSCO:EOG092653NM;~COG:J;~EggNog:ENOG410PFMT;~InterPro:IPR032440,IPR019979,IPR012340,IPR000266, IPR028333;~PFAM:PF16205,PF00366;~go_component: GO:0005840 - ribosome [Evidence IEA];~go_function: GO:0003735 - structural constituent of ribosome [Evidence IEA];~go_process: GO:0006412 - translation [Evidence IEA]) yields MATELTVQSERAFQKQPHIFLNPKTKAKSKKVGQARRWYKDVGLGFRTPKTAIEGSYIDKKCPFTGLVSIRGRILTGRVVSTKMHRTIVIRREYLHYVPKYNRYEKRHKNLAAHVSPAFRVEEGDWVTVGQCRPISKTVRFNTLRVLPRTGKAVKAFSKF; encoded by the exons ATGGCGACCGAGTTGACCGTCCAGTCGGAGCGTGCGTTCCAGAAGCAGCCTcacatcttcctcaaccccaagacCAAGGcgaagagcaagaaggtCGGCCAGGCTCGACGATGGTACAAGGACGTTGGTCTTGGTTTCCGTACCCCCAAGACCGCCATTGAGGGCAGCTACATCG ACAAGAAGTGCCCCTTCACTGGTCTCGTCTCCATCCGTGGTCGTATCCTTACCGGCCGTGTTGTCTCCACTAAGATGCACCGTACCATCGTCATCCGCCGTGAATACCTCCACTACGTCCCCAAGTACAACCGTTACGAGAAGAGACACAAGAACCTCGCTGCTCACGTCTCTCCCGCTTTCCGTGTTGAGGAAGGTGACTGGGTCACCGTCGGCCAGTGCCGTCCCATCAGCAAGACT GTCCGTTTCAACACCCTCCGTGTTCTGCCCCGCACTGGCAAGGCCGTCAAGGCTTTCAGCAAGTTCTAA